Genomic DNA from Gemmatimonadaceae bacterium:
GGATCACCGGCATCGTGAGCGTCCTCGTGGCCTTCACCGTGACGCTTTCCGGCCCGGAATACCTGAGCGCCCTGCTGGGCGGCCGCCAGTGGGGCGGCGCGGCCGGCCCGGATCCGCTGATCTTCTGGCTGACGCTCACCGTTGGCCTGGTGGCGCTCGGCGGCCTCGGCTCGCACCGCGTGACCGTGCTGCTGCGCCGCGCCCGCGCCTATCAGGATCGCCTCACGGCGATGGAACGCGCGCTCTGGGATGCGCGCGTCCTACTGCGGGAGCGTCGCGAAGAAGTCTGAGAGCACCTGCGCGACCGCGGCCGGCTGCTCGATGCTGCTCGAGTGGCCGGCCGCCGGAATTCTGGCCAGCCGCGATCCGGCGATGTGCTCGTGGATCCGCCGCGCTTTTGGCGCCGGCGTGGCGGTGTCCTCCTCGCCCACCACCACCAGCGTGGGCACCCGGATGGACGTGATCTCCTCCATGACGCCTTCGCGCTCGATCACACCCCGCACCGCGCGCACGATCGAGCGCGGACGCGAGGCGATCTCCTGGCGCCACGCGGCGCGTTCGTCGGCGCGGGCCGGATCTTCCATGAAGGTGCGTCCAAAGAGGATCGGCATCACCCGGTCGGCCACAAAGCGCGTGCCGAGGGTGGACGCCACCAGCGCCAGCCGGCGGTACTTGGGCACATTCTCCGCCGCCTCGGGTTCGGCCGATGTCTCGAGCAGGGAGAGCGAGTAGAGCAAGTCGGGACGCCGAATGGCCAGGCGCATGCCCACAAAGCCGCCCATCGACAGTCCGACGAAGTGGCACGGGCGCGCGTCGAGCCCTTCGATGATGGCGACGGCATCGCGGTAACACGTATCCATGTCGTGCGAACGCCCGCCCGGATCGCTGCTGCGTCCCTGGCCGCGATGGTCGTATGCGATGCAACGGAACCGGTCCTTCAGCGCGTCCACCTGCGCCGCGAACATGCGCGACGACATCAGCAGGCCGTGGCTGAAGACGATCGCGGGATCGGGGCCGCCGGTGTCTTCGTAGAAGAAGGAAACGCCGTTGATCGTCAGGTGAGGCATGTCGTCTCGACGTGGTGAAAGACAGACGGGCAACGAAGAGAGGTAACGCGAACGCTGGGGCGACGTAAGGGCGGTCGCATGTCACGGCACGCGATGTCCCTCGGCATCTCGTGGCGTCGCCCGTCGAGGCTCAATACCTTGAACACATGACTGATCTCCTTGCCCGTTACGCGGCCTTCGTGGAGGAAGTACTGCTTCCGCTCGAGCCCGCGGTGCTCAGCCAGCCGTGGCCGGCCATCGAATCGCAGGTCGAGCGCGCCCGTCAGGCGGCCCGGGATCGCGGCCTCTGGGCGCCGCACCTCCCCGCGGCATACGGCGGCCTCTCGATGCCGATGGCGGAGTTTGCCGAGGCGAGCGCCATTCTCGGCCGCACGCCCATCGGTCACTTCGCGTGCAACGTGCAGGCGCCCGATGTGGGGAACATGGAACTCCTGCTCGCGCACGGGTCCGCGGAGCAGCGCGAACGCTTCCTGCGCCCGCTGGCGGCGGGACAGATCCGCTCCTGTTTCGGGATGACCGAACCCGCGCGCGCCGGATCCAATCCCGTCTGGCTCGACACGACGGCGACGCGCGACGGCGACGCCTGGGTCATCAACGGCCGCAAGTGGTTCGCGACCTCGGCGGACGGCGCCGCGTTCTGCGTCGTGCTCGCGGTGACGAACCCCGAGGCGGCCAAGCCGCACCATCGCGCGTCGATGTTCATCGTCCCGACCGACACGCGCGGCTATGCGCTCGCCCGCAACATCCCCGTCATGGGGCATGTCGGCGCGGGATACGCGAGCCACGGCGAGCTGACCTTCACCGACTGCCGCGTGCCGGCCTCGGCGATGATTGGTGCGGAGGGCGCGGGCTTCATGCTCGCGCAGGAACGCCTCGGGCCCGGCCGCGTGCACCACTGCATGCGCTGGATCGGCATCTGCGATCGCGCCATCGACCTGATGTGCCGCTACGCGCTGCAGCGCGAGATGGCACCGGGCGAGCCGCTGGCCTATAAGCAAGCCGTCCGGCACTGGATTGCCGAGAGCCGCGCCGAGACCGAGGCGGCCCGGCTCTTCGTGCGCGACACCGTGGCACGGCTCGAGCGCGACGGCCAGCGCAAGTCGCGCGACGAAATCTCGATGATCAAGTATTTCGTGCCGCAGGTGATGCAGAAGGTGC
This window encodes:
- a CDS encoding alpha/beta fold hydrolase produces the protein MPHLTINGVSFFYEDTGGPDPAIVFSHGLLMSSRMFAAQVDALKDRFRCIAYDHRGQGRSSDPGGRSHDMDTCYRDAVAIIEGLDARPCHFVGLSMGGFVGMRLAIRRPDLLYSLSLLETSAEPEAAENVPKYRRLALVASTLGTRFVADRVMPILFGRTFMEDPARADERAAWRQEIASRPRSIVRAVRGVIEREGVMEEITSIRVPTLVVVGEEDTATPAPKARRIHEHIAGSRLARIPAAGHSSSIEQPAAVAQVLSDFFATLPQ
- a CDS encoding acyl-CoA dehydrogenase family protein; this translates as MTDLLARYAAFVEEVLLPLEPAVLSQPWPAIESQVERARQAARDRGLWAPHLPAAYGGLSMPMAEFAEASAILGRTPIGHFACNVQAPDVGNMELLLAHGSAEQRERFLRPLAAGQIRSCFGMTEPARAGSNPVWLDTTATRDGDAWVINGRKWFATSADGAAFCVVLAVTNPEAAKPHHRASMFIVPTDTRGYALARNIPVMGHVGAGYASHGELTFTDCRVPASAMIGAEGAGFMLAQERLGPGRVHHCMRWIGICDRAIDLMCRYALQREMAPGEPLAYKQAVRHWIAESRAETEAARLFVRDTVARLERDGQRKSRDEISMIKYFVPQVMQKVLDRALQVHGGYGLTDATPLANWWAHERAARIYDGPDEVHKDAVARHTIERYLPPRA